A section of the Aigarchaeota archaeon genome encodes:
- a CDS encoding site-2 protease family protein, which produces MSDEKQKAFEFKPPFIILRSRRVTGIFNWAARRKFFGPLGWFMVALLPIAAAIGIFLIANAVSSMLVSPEVREAGRQMGAQAYLLIPGINPYLPIAYGWIGIAVAIVVHEFSHGIMASRLGFKVKSSGILLLLGIPIGAFVEIDEQQLKEASLKKSARVLAAGPGANIAFAVACLLALLVLVSGLSPSLDGLYVSKVEAGMPAQQAGISEGDVIVSVNGKQALTVDVLKQALDNPPPDGKILLEIRKGGGWKDSMTVELAPVETREGPRIGVYVVELRTTIILENYKRLAYSSPMLYFIPPTMGNAQGFIPFSDLLHVFYQHPIGPGYYYVANLLFWLWFINVNVGIFNSLPIYPLDGGQMFMGGLRALAKSRLTEPVIRVITGAVSATLVTLVVSMVLLPFLIK; this is translated from the coding sequence TTGTCGGATGAGAAGCAGAAGGCTTTCGAGTTCAAGCCTCCATTCATAATCCTTAGGTCGAGGAGGGTTACTGGGATCTTCAACTGGGCTGCAAGAAGAAAATTTTTTGGCCCTTTGGGCTGGTTTATGGTAGCGCTCCTTCCGATAGCTGCGGCTATCGGAATATTCTTGATAGCGAATGCTGTTTCCTCCATGCTGGTTTCGCCGGAGGTGAGGGAAGCAGGAAGGCAGATGGGCGCTCAGGCCTACCTCTTGATACCCGGCATAAATCCTTACCTGCCGATAGCTTACGGCTGGATAGGCATCGCCGTAGCGATCGTAGTCCACGAGTTCTCGCACGGCATAATGGCAAGCCGGCTCGGCTTTAAAGTAAAGTCAAGCGGCATCCTGCTGCTCCTAGGCATACCTATAGGCGCCTTCGTCGAGATCGATGAGCAGCAACTGAAGGAGGCGAGCCTGAAAAAATCCGCGAGAGTTCTCGCAGCAGGTCCTGGCGCAAACATAGCCTTTGCCGTCGCATGCCTTCTCGCCCTACTCGTGCTGGTTTCGGGCCTTTCACCTTCCTTGGACGGTCTTTACGTATCAAAGGTCGAGGCGGGCATGCCGGCCCAGCAGGCAGGAATATCGGAGGGCGACGTAATAGTCTCTGTGAACGGCAAGCAGGCGCTTACCGTGGACGTCTTAAAGCAGGCCTTGGACAACCCGCCTCCCGACGGTAAGATACTCCTAGAAATCAGAAAAGGAGGGGGTTGGAAGGACAGCATGACGGTCGAGTTGGCACCGGTTGAGACACGAGAAGGTCCGAGAATCGGCGTTTACGTCGTGGAGCTCAGGACTACGATCATACTCGAGAACTACAAGAGGCTGGCCTATTCGTCGCCAATGCTGTACTTCATTCCACCGACGATGGGTAACGCTCAGGGCTTTATTCCATTCTCCGACCTACTCCATGTCTTCTACCAGCATCCCATCGGGCCGGGCTATTACTACGTGGCCAACCTACTTTTTTGGCTTTGGTTCATCAACGTGAATGTCGGAATCTTCAACTCCCTTCCGATATATCCGCTCGACGGGGGCCAGATGTTTATGGGCGGCCTAAGGGCCTTAGCCAAGAGCAGGTTGACGGAACCTGTAATAAGAGTCATAACGGGAGCAGTCTCGGCAACTCTCGTGACGCTCGTCGTTTCCATGGTCTTACTGCCTTTCCTAATAAAGTGA
- a CDS encoding cation diffusion facilitator family transporter: MPIVFNGVYVSMRKRDSIDKVLLASIFGNAAICGVKIAGGVLSGSTALLADGSDSLLNVASGTIAYAFKSKAEKPPDSKHHYGHSLFEVYGSLLILALMIFTFSFITFVAIDKLRRGFAETIDPIGVPFAVASLALNMLMIILFRTFGRESTIVSVEARHISFDVLEGLLTLAGVSLGVYVSALYDIAATFVLIGLIAFFVVQTFRELRASIIAESPSEEIMKVLENTLTGVDGVRGIHNLRIRQAGKKIFADVHLEVDRKLTVKEAHKICDEAENKLKQKLSDIDIIIHIEPEGEEQS, from the coding sequence ATGCCCATAGTTTTTAACGGTGTTTACGTAAGCATGAGGAAGCGAGACTCGATTGACAAGGTCTTGCTGGCGTCGATATTCGGTAACGCTGCTATTTGCGGGGTAAAGATCGCCGGTGGTGTGCTGTCTGGGAGTACGGCCCTGCTTGCAGACGGCAGCGATTCGCTGCTTAACGTCGCCAGCGGGACTATAGCATACGCGTTTAAGTCTAAAGCAGAGAAGCCCCCAGATTCTAAGCATCATTATGGTCACTCGCTCTTCGAAGTCTACGGCTCGTTGCTGATACTTGCGTTGATGATCTTCACGTTCTCTTTCATAACCTTCGTAGCTATCGATAAACTTAGACGCGGCTTCGCAGAGACTATCGACCCAATAGGTGTACCCTTCGCCGTCGCTTCTCTGGCGCTTAATATGCTCATGATCATCCTCTTCAGAACCTTTGGACGGGAGAGCACGATAGTTAGCGTCGAGGCGCGGCACATAAGCTTTGATGTTTTGGAGGGTCTTTTGACACTTGCCGGCGTATCTTTAGGAGTTTACGTGTCGGCACTATACGACATCGCGGCAACGTTCGTCTTGATCGGATTGATCGCGTTCTTCGTCGTCCAGACATTCCGTGAGCTGAGGGCATCCATCATCGCCGAAAGCCCCTCGGAGGAGATTATGAAGGTCCTCGAGAATACGCTTACGGGCGTGGATGGTGTGAGAGGGATCCATAACCTCCGCATCAGGCAGGCTGGAAAAAAGATATTCGCCGACGTGCACCTCGAAGTGGACAGAAAGTTAACGGTAAAGGAAGCTCATAAGATCTGCGACGAGGCGGAGAACAAGTTAAAGCAGAAGTTAAGCGACATCGACATAATAATACACATCGAACCGGAAGGTGAGGAGCAATCGTAG
- a CDS encoding carboxypeptidase-like regulatory domain-containing protein: MIKVQPNASEYERIGLGDYVGKNVTIKMDGSIGLPGSPFDFTENGPVVLWKSTSVGDFAAIYNKPEKAFVTQCAVIWMKFHTHTWYSLLDNLSYAQVRVYDLNYTAHGVSATSEATLVGAAVTLGKDGLSAWVPIPLQTHHLKGKVPFSSELFEGSNARPHLNATARVWWETVLVNQTKFIEENQLDYENFDSTTLDLNCTVFYARFGAIDLDPRVEHPTVGDALVDAQVVISLTRQKAGETSPTVYFDMKDLIALTGIDGYTVSVSGPAMLGALKEFKEGGFMRFPNASIEGATVYNPADARNRAEALAVPCERIVNIKELNTVSLDDDRNRWGEFEGIVVQVKWGGGPANAYSGAPVTVNSTYIANPYYVALKSGGWVTPSVTPNDERLYVEDEFVAIDDIDDLTFDVDGLLTLECTVYDLMIQIVDQLGSPLEPLYTKVVLTRPNGPPVEFTDYPNVKKIGDLPVTYHTWITANGTLFIYQLPGEIGPYGVKVYYQGVLVYENLTLIGKLVRTENLSLVTSVYKLLVKVTDAHDEGLAYTPVKYVHPTYGDVQANTADEGIIPLPKVPVPAGAAPTLVIKSVYWKGVWVTFLEKDAIKYPDGTTANAQPDGSVAINITKAAAVPIIVRAKITDIIFYTYDFQKVEKIPNVNITMCWWGLNITTGKMVKFVETMDGNVGKPWEVAFDQQPYNTSKIVAQFFRYRITYYADEGKTIFHQMPALDEDVNKPCINVTTTVKGWKWDGTQYVEDPFDVDLMTPGSQLWGGDEYHGRTVLRVLPKALNPDVYYPDIIGALNFKDLTFCRRVSIDLPLWAMGFDVVAINGERWLGDAEFAIYNDMGTMMDIVKTNATAPIKLRSKVDYDNLPFSKIWWNSSTPWVRDGVGSGYYCADLTFETDMGVTVDMFTWYRPGGEWPLNIAPRPDFVAANYTFYLTPDVDLKDKWATRTSTVEVYVGVDKTEPVKTTYYIPYVYDKELLKVPLPVGIITLELKDQGGVRPLKYAYVEIKTYRTYETIIEEYEDCKWVGKVDAAGKAEIIAPTAGYLNYTLKKENMGLFKTFDITVYWYLNSSIVYKAYFNLTKMGWKVDKVAVSDVVLYHAVCADFNRVVKGLYADLAWINVTMPDKYVHPGRLVVNDTAKTWRLVPVDEAMGKKAWSDGKLELNLVPTAMKFKVYDYFLNKYVEWNVSHLWRVAAWYTGLEKGPVKVDGKSYKQLMFGSGTDDSPVKSAVWVIIGADPFDHTTYAWRRDSGDVISGYNDTLPTVDRYTPDVEDEIKLVKYLEPAKTKEVIEATRTVKHVALKLNATDIAVRVVWQEGENATATYTTGPLVGWRVSLTFVPPAEYLTDAEREALWAKWKRTFSGTTDETGTAWIRSGDTPETVIWNASRIKAGMTKEASWLVVSPPAYMLNEKDPYWLRAEAHGLTVFEGAQDPAAMVGIDLTPEGYFSWLPDPSLWVSDPSDFGYSRIYNLYGRPVEMIVQNEWGAGLWLPSKFGEGLEGSSGWARIGGAWYARINVWPNDPKTSQHVPFTPVFQYMPVTAKITDFNGRPLPGAFFWMVDSVTGKTAGWSYAGKDGVTETVYLRKPEWTLLLRVHYLGRGADGSPAWPFNAFGKWPVSYYSDADETEPGPGIFGELAKRVKVTTLAHQYHGVWRIRPGAHWDIMAKIFDIRVRHYYAEAKPIEVDATFYREFPDKTGGTVEFKAKEVIEVKRLNRGTYDEIAKWLGVVVGRKSFDLSAANVGTVAGELQVAVGEISVAAKDITGRVLSDAVAKFEGVEQKLTIPSEILAKYKLASEDDAKTLKAVGAVFVTKLPVPTNIRYSLDLSWTSPTFGTEAKVSIVDTVDGINARREIILPVGVVTVNVVDGKGSPVAGAEVSLGAVKAKTDAAGKAVFESVPLEREGKGISYQIVVVREGEEVYRTTETFSTAKTSITVIGQLFDLSVSVKGAAGQGLPFATVTLKRAGVVVGHFTTDEGGSVTIPKLVAADYEVEASYKGYTGTAKVSKADLMAGKMAEITLPPYIEIAGMPMTFATFVALIIGIILLVIVVVVIAFEYVRWRGRRVGIFPPPPPKK; this comes from the coding sequence ATGATCAAAGTACAACCGAACGCCTCTGAGTATGAGCGCATAGGACTAGGAGACTATGTGGGCAAGAACGTCACCATAAAGATGGACGGTAGTATTGGATTGCCTGGAAGTCCCTTCGACTTTACTGAAAACGGTCCTGTAGTGCTGTGGAAGTCTACGTCCGTAGGAGACTTCGCCGCGATATACAATAAGCCCGAGAAGGCATTCGTGACGCAGTGTGCCGTGATATGGATGAAGTTCCACACGCACACCTGGTACAGTTTGCTTGACAACCTCTCCTATGCCCAGGTAAGGGTATACGACCTCAACTACACTGCTCACGGTGTATCCGCTACCAGCGAGGCTACTCTAGTGGGTGCCGCAGTAACCTTGGGTAAGGATGGTCTGAGCGCATGGGTACCGATACCGTTACAGACTCATCACCTGAAGGGTAAGGTACCGTTTTCGAGTGAGTTATTCGAGGGTTCAAATGCTCGTCCGCACCTGAACGCAACCGCAAGGGTCTGGTGGGAGACCGTACTCGTAAACCAGACGAAGTTCATTGAAGAGAATCAGCTAGACTACGAGAATTTTGATAGTACAACTCTAGACCTGAACTGCACGGTCTTCTACGCAAGGTTCGGAGCGATCGACCTAGACCCAAGGGTAGAGCATCCAACAGTTGGTGACGCCCTTGTAGATGCCCAGGTAGTGATATCGTTAACGAGACAGAAGGCTGGCGAGACGAGCCCAACCGTGTACTTTGACATGAAGGACCTGATCGCCCTCACGGGCATAGATGGTTACACGGTGAGCGTAAGCGGTCCGGCGATGCTGGGTGCGCTGAAGGAATTCAAGGAAGGCGGCTTCATGAGGTTCCCGAACGCCTCGATAGAGGGTGCAACCGTCTACAACCCGGCAGATGCCAGGAACCGTGCAGAGGCATTGGCTGTACCCTGCGAGAGGATAGTGAACATCAAGGAGCTTAACACTGTAAGCCTCGACGACGACAGAAATAGGTGGGGCGAGTTCGAGGGCATAGTCGTACAGGTCAAGTGGGGAGGAGGTCCTGCTAACGCATACAGTGGTGCTCCTGTAACCGTAAACTCGACGTACATCGCCAACCCGTACTACGTAGCGCTAAAGTCTGGAGGATGGGTTACACCATCGGTGACACCGAACGACGAAAGGTTGTACGTTGAGGATGAGTTCGTCGCTATTGATGATATTGATGATTTGACCTTTGACGTAGACGGCCTCTTGACGCTAGAATGTACGGTATACGACCTGATGATACAGATAGTTGACCAGCTCGGCTCGCCGCTTGAACCGCTCTACACGAAGGTCGTGCTGACGAGGCCGAACGGTCCTCCAGTAGAGTTTACCGACTATCCGAACGTTAAGAAAATAGGAGATTTACCGGTTACATACCATACGTGGATAACGGCTAATGGAACGCTCTTCATATACCAGCTACCAGGAGAGATCGGACCGTACGGAGTGAAGGTATACTACCAGGGCGTGCTCGTGTACGAGAACCTGACGCTTATAGGCAAGCTCGTAAGGACCGAGAACCTATCACTGGTAACGTCCGTTTACAAGTTGCTAGTTAAGGTAACGGATGCACACGACGAAGGACTTGCCTACACGCCCGTTAAGTACGTACACCCAACGTATGGAGACGTACAGGCTAACACGGCCGACGAAGGTATAATACCGTTGCCAAAGGTACCAGTACCGGCTGGAGCAGCTCCGACGCTGGTGATCAAGAGCGTATACTGGAAGGGTGTCTGGGTAACGTTCTTGGAGAAGGATGCGATCAAGTATCCAGACGGAACTACAGCTAATGCTCAGCCTGACGGCAGCGTTGCAATAAATATAACGAAGGCTGCCGCCGTACCGATAATCGTTAGGGCTAAGATAACGGACATCATATTCTACACTTACGACTTCCAGAAGGTCGAGAAGATACCGAACGTCAACATAACGATGTGCTGGTGGGGACTGAACATAACGACCGGCAAGATGGTCAAGTTCGTAGAGACTATGGACGGAAATGTTGGAAAGCCTTGGGAGGTGGCGTTCGATCAGCAGCCGTACAACACCTCGAAGATAGTCGCGCAGTTCTTCAGGTACAGGATAACCTACTACGCAGACGAGGGCAAGACGATATTCCATCAGATGCCGGCCCTAGATGAAGACGTCAACAAGCCCTGCATAAACGTAACGACGACGGTTAAGGGATGGAAGTGGGATGGAACACAGTATGTTGAGGATCCCTTCGACGTCGATCTTATGACGCCAGGCTCCCAGCTATGGGGAGGTGATGAGTACCACGGCAGAACAGTCCTGAGGGTGTTACCGAAGGCACTCAACCCAGACGTATACTACCCAGACATAATCGGTGCTCTGAACTTCAAGGACTTGACGTTCTGCCGTAGGGTATCGATAGACCTGCCGCTCTGGGCGATGGGCTTCGACGTAGTTGCGATAAACGGCGAGAGGTGGCTTGGCGATGCAGAGTTTGCGATATACAACGACATGGGTACTATGATGGACATCGTCAAGACGAACGCAACGGCTCCCATCAAGCTAAGGTCTAAGGTCGATTACGATAACCTGCCGTTCTCCAAGATATGGTGGAACAGCTCCACACCATGGGTAAGGGATGGTGTAGGAAGCGGGTACTACTGTGCCGACCTAACGTTCGAGACGGACATGGGCGTTACCGTAGACATGTTCACATGGTACAGGCCTGGTGGCGAATGGCCGCTGAACATAGCGCCAAGGCCTGACTTCGTAGCCGCCAACTATACGTTCTACCTGACGCCGGACGTAGACCTGAAGGATAAATGGGCGACTAGAACCTCTACTGTAGAGGTTTACGTAGGTGTTGACAAGACGGAGCCAGTCAAGACAACGTACTACATACCTTACGTATATGACAAGGAGCTGCTGAAGGTTCCGCTACCGGTCGGTATCATAACGCTCGAGCTGAAGGACCAGGGCGGCGTTAGGCCGCTGAAGTACGCCTACGTGGAGATAAAGACGTACCGCACATATGAGACCATAATAGAAGAATACGAAGATTGCAAGTGGGTAGGAAAGGTTGATGCTGCCGGCAAGGCAGAGATAATCGCGCCTACCGCAGGCTACCTGAACTACACTCTGAAGAAAGAAAATATGGGCCTGTTCAAGACATTCGACATAACGGTCTACTGGTACCTGAACAGCAGCATCGTCTACAAGGCTTACTTCAACCTGACTAAGATGGGATGGAAGGTCGACAAGGTTGCGGTATCGGACGTCGTGCTGTACCATGCAGTATGCGCAGACTTCAACAGGGTAGTAAAAGGACTCTACGCGGACCTTGCATGGATAAACGTGACGATGCCTGATAAATACGTCCATCCAGGCAGGCTGGTGGTTAACGATACCGCGAAGACATGGAGGCTGGTGCCAGTCGACGAGGCCATGGGTAAGAAAGCATGGAGTGACGGCAAGCTGGAGCTCAACCTAGTGCCGACCGCCATGAAGTTCAAGGTGTACGACTACTTCCTGAACAAGTACGTCGAGTGGAACGTAAGCCACCTCTGGAGGGTCGCTGCATGGTACACGGGTCTCGAGAAGGGTCCGGTAAAGGTTGATGGCAAGAGCTACAAGCAGCTGATGTTCGGAAGCGGTACCGACGACTCGCCGGTTAAGTCTGCTGTCTGGGTAATAATAGGCGCCGACCCATTCGACCACACGACATACGCGTGGAGAAGGGACAGCGGTGACGTGATAAGCGGCTACAATGATACGTTACCGACGGTCGACAGGTACACGCCAGACGTAGAGGATGAGATAAAGCTCGTCAAATACTTAGAACCTGCTAAGACGAAGGAGGTAATAGAGGCAACCAGGACAGTTAAGCACGTCGCTCTGAAGCTGAACGCGACGGACATCGCCGTCAGGGTAGTATGGCAGGAAGGAGAGAACGCAACCGCCACTTACACGACAGGACCGCTCGTAGGCTGGAGGGTCAGCCTGACCTTCGTGCCTCCGGCTGAGTACTTGACGGATGCTGAGAGGGAGGCTCTGTGGGCTAAATGGAAGAGAACGTTCAGCGGAACAACAGACGAGACAGGAACGGCATGGATCAGGAGCGGCGACACGCCGGAGACCGTCATATGGAACGCCAGCAGGATAAAGGCTGGAATGACTAAGGAGGCATCATGGCTGGTCGTAAGCCCGCCTGCTTACATGCTGAACGAGAAGGATCCATACTGGCTGAGAGCTGAGGCACACGGCCTGACGGTATTCGAGGGAGCGCAAGACCCTGCTGCGATGGTCGGCATAGACCTAACACCTGAGGGTTACTTCTCATGGCTACCAGACCCATCGCTATGGGTCTCTGACCCATCCGATTTCGGATACAGTAGAATCTACAACCTGTACGGCCGTCCGGTTGAGATGATCGTCCAGAACGAGTGGGGTGCCGGTCTATGGCTGCCTTCGAAGTTTGGAGAAGGCCTAGAAGGTAGCAGCGGATGGGCGAGGATAGGCGGTGCATGGTATGCAAGGATAAACGTGTGGCCTAACGACCCGAAGACCTCGCAGCATGTGCCATTCACGCCGGTATTCCAGTACATGCCAGTAACGGCTAAGATAACCGACTTCAACGGCAGGCCATTACCTGGCGCATTCTTCTGGATGGTAGACTCAGTAACTGGCAAGACAGCAGGCTGGTCGTACGCAGGAAAGGACGGAGTTACCGAAACCGTCTACCTGAGGAAGCCTGAGTGGACTCTGTTGCTGAGGGTCCACTACCTAGGCAGGGGTGCTGATGGTAGCCCAGCATGGCCGTTCAACGCGTTCGGAAAGTGGCCAGTAAGCTACTACAGCGATGCTGACGAGACCGAGCCAGGACCTGGAATATTCGGAGAGCTCGCCAAGAGGGTCAAGGTAACGACGCTGGCTCACCAGTACCACGGAGTATGGAGGATAAGGCCAGGTGCCCACTGGGACATAATGGCTAAGATCTTCGACATCAGGGTAAGGCACTACTACGCGGAAGCAAAGCCGATAGAGGTGGACGCAACGTTCTACAGGGAGTTCCCAGACAAGACCGGAGGAACGGTTGAGTTCAAGGCTAAGGAGGTCATAGAGGTCAAGAGGCTGAACAGGGGTACATACGATGAGATAGCAAAGTGGCTAGGCGTCGTAGTCGGAAGGAAGAGCTTCGACCTGAGCGCAGCTAACGTAGGTACGGTCGCTGGAGAGCTCCAGGTTGCAGTAGGCGAGATAAGCGTTGCCGCCAAGGACATAACCGGAAGGGTTTTGAGCGATGCCGTCGCAAAGTTCGAGGGCGTAGAGCAGAAGCTGACGATACCTTCAGAGATACTCGCGAAGTACAAGCTTGCGAGCGAGGATGATGCAAAGACGCTGAAGGCAGTAGGCGCAGTCTTCGTGACGAAGTTACCGGTACCGACGAACATAAGGTACAGCCTAGACCTGTCGTGGACGTCGCCTACCTTCGGAACCGAGGCGAAGGTCTCGATAGTCGACACGGTCGACGGAATCAACGCCAGGAGAGAGATAATACTGCCAGTAGGTGTCGTCACGGTCAACGTCGTGGACGGTAAGGGCAGCCCAGTAGCAGGTGCTGAGGTGTCGTTAGGAGCGGTCAAAGCTAAGACGGATGCGGCAGGAAAGGCAGTCTTCGAGAGCGTACCGCTAGAGAGGGAAGGCAAGGGCATATCCTACCAGATAGTCGTCGTACGCGAGGGCGAGGAGGTCTACAGGACTACAGAGACCTTCTCGACGGCGAAGACCTCGATAACGGTCATAGGACAGTTATTCGACCTTAGCGTGTCCGTGAAGGGTGCCGCAGGCCAAGGCCTGCCATTCGCAACGGTGACGTTGAAGAGGGCAGGCGTGGTGGTGGGACACTTCACAACCGACGAGGGAGGTTCGGTAACGATACCGAAGCTGGTAGCCGCAGACTACGAGGTCGAGGCAAGCTACAAGGGATACACAGGCACGGCAAAGGTATCTAAGGCAGACCTGATGGCCGGCAAGATGGCCGAGATAACGCTGCCGCCATACATAGAGATAGCCGGCATGCCTATGACGTTCGCTACGTTCGTGGCGCTGATAATCGGCATAATACTGCTGGTCATAGTAGTCGTCGTAATAGCGTTCGAGTACGTGCGCTGGCGCGGTAGAAGGGTGGGAATATTCCCGCCCCCGCCACCAAAGAAGTAG
- a CDS encoding ABC transporter ATP-binding protein translates to MLKIERLYVTVGERLVLKDVNLEIAEGEVHVLFGPNGSGKSSLVMTILGHPSYKVISGRIIFKGIDITEMPTEERIKLGIAATLQHPPKLQGIRLKDLLNRISDGRLRDDGLLRLIDRLKINDDLLNRHVNVGFSGGEIKKCELVQAFALNPDLLLFDEPDSGVDIENLELIGKAMSELLDRKSALIITHHGHILRYVKPAKAHVMFKGQIACEGDPEEVLNQISKNGYGWCERCISMKRS, encoded by the coding sequence ATGCTAAAAATAGAAAGACTATATGTTACTGTCGGGGAGAGGCTCGTCCTAAAAGATGTGAACCTAGAGATAGCCGAAGGCGAAGTCCATGTGCTCTTCGGCCCTAACGGTTCTGGGAAGTCCTCGCTGGTCATGACGATACTTGGCCATCCCTCCTACAAGGTCATAAGCGGGAGGATAATCTTCAAGGGCATCGACATAACGGAGATGCCGACCGAGGAGCGCATAAAGCTGGGCATTGCGGCAACCTTGCAACATCCTCCTAAGTTGCAGGGCATAAGGCTGAAGGACCTGCTCAACAGAATCTCTGACGGAAGGCTTAGGGACGACGGGCTCCTGAGACTCATAGACAGGCTTAAGATAAACGACGACCTACTCAACAGGCACGTAAACGTAGGATTCTCTGGAGGCGAGATAAAGAAGTGCGAGTTGGTGCAGGCCTTCGCACTAAACCCTGACCTACTGCTATTCGACGAGCCCGATTCTGGTGTGGATATCGAAAACCTTGAGCTGATAGGTAAGGCGATGTCCGAGTTGTTGGATAGAAAGTCTGCCTTGATAATCACGCATCACGGTCACATACTTAGGTACGTAAAACCGGCGAAGGCGCACGTAATGTTCAAGGGTCAAATAGCTTGCGAAGGAGACCCCGAGGAGGTGCTAAACCAGATATCAAAGAATGGTTACGGGTGGTGCGAGAGATGTATATCGATGAAGAGGAGCTGA
- a CDS encoding SufD family Fe-S cluster assembly protein has translation MYIDEEELKRALEKPADYGPDLDLSSYIVEPKEEAKLEESILRRAYDVGIDLSRKDSVGNFFQVDHSVLLKAVQKKFENDVELMTMDEAIEKYDWVEDLMWKLVSPYKDKYTAFAAKNAKGGYFIRVLEGRRVYIPVQACLLLYSPSITQCIHNMIIAEEGSEAHIITGCTHHIKSVKGLHLGMTEIYVRRNAKLSFTMVHKWGSGMDVRPRTGILVEENGTMLYNYVLIGEVKTIQSYPMTVLADGSRISTNNVVYLSGNSNVDLGGGVVMKGSGSTAELLTNSVVTDKAKMVSRGSIVSEAPGTKGHISCRGLMLSDSAEISAVPSLTSKNADSELTHEAAIGKIAEEQLFYLRSRGFRLDEAESLLVRGFLDISSMGLPRHIEKAIDSIIEQTMKGF, from the coding sequence ATGTATATCGATGAAGAGGAGCTGAAGAGAGCTTTAGAGAAGCCTGCGGATTACGGTCCAGACCTGGACCTCTCGAGCTACATAGTAGAGCCAAAAGAGGAAGCGAAGCTTGAGGAGTCCATCTTGAGGAGGGCATACGACGTCGGCATAGACCTATCTAGGAAGGACTCCGTCGGTAATTTTTTCCAGGTAGATCATAGCGTCCTACTGAAGGCTGTACAGAAAAAGTTCGAGAACGATGTAGAACTGATGACGATGGATGAAGCCATAGAAAAGTACGATTGGGTCGAGGATCTTATGTGGAAACTCGTATCGCCGTATAAAGATAAGTACACGGCATTCGCGGCAAAGAACGCAAAGGGAGGTTACTTCATAAGAGTCTTGGAGGGGAGGCGCGTATACATACCCGTCCAGGCATGCCTCCTTCTGTACTCTCCGAGCATCACGCAGTGCATCCACAACATGATAATCGCGGAAGAAGGTTCAGAAGCCCATATAATAACCGGTTGCACCCATCACATAAAGTCGGTAAAAGGCCTGCATCTAGGCATGACCGAGATCTACGTTAGGCGCAACGCAAAGCTCAGCTTCACCATGGTGCATAAGTGGGGTTCTGGCATGGACGTAAGGCCAAGGACTGGAATACTTGTCGAAGAGAACGGAACGATGCTCTACAACTACGTGCTGATAGGTGAGGTCAAGACGATACAATCTTACCCGATGACTGTGCTTGCCGACGGTTCAAGGATATCGACGAACAACGTCGTATACCTATCAGGAAATTCGAACGTGGACCTCGGAGGCGGCGTAGTGATGAAGGGTTCTGGGTCGACGGCTGAGCTCCTGACGAATTCCGTCGTTACCGATAAGGCAAAGATGGTGAGCAGAGGTTCTATAGTATCCGAAGCCCCTGGCACAAAGGGCCACATAAGTTGCAGAGGGTTAATGCTGAGCGATAGCGCAGAGATCTCTGCCGTGCCATCCCTCACGTCCAAAAATGCTGACTCCGAGCTTACGCATGAGGCCGCTATAGGAAAGATCGCAGAAGAGCAGCTCTTCTATCTCAGGTCCAGGGGCTTTAGGCTAGACGAAGCGGAGTCCCTTCTGGTCCGCGGATTCCTAGACATATCCTCCATGGGGTTGCCGAGGCATATAGAGAAGGCGATCGATAGCATAATAGAGCAGACGATGAAGGGATTTTAG